The Bryobacteraceae bacterium genome includes a window with the following:
- a CDS encoding two-component sensor histidine kinase has product MRLVTKLMLAVAAVVALIAVISGYTIYRAEERHMLDVVIAGADQLSGSITSATWHAMLADRRDDVYQTMQTIAEKQGIDRLRLFNGQGEITFSTNPEDISRRFGLEDPQCSRCHRQGLRLASLPLHERVQIHTPPEGPRRLSVITPIPNEPQCSNAACHAHPPQVRVLGLLEVSLKLDTVDEELANMQERIAIRAISEILLICPLIYFFARRFFSRPIQRLIASTESISRMELDHPVEIPEHAGEITDLARSFEVMRVRLKDAVDRINSFTQELEQKVEQRTRELRSAHQKLMQSDRLASLGQLAASVAHEINNPVAGVLNLAKLMERLLRDDGVPPERLADFRRYLGQIVSETTRVGRIVGDLLAFSRRSAPHHAETNLNQVIESTLSLVAHKLKLANVGVELHLDPHLPPVLCDRSQMQQVALNLILNAAEAMQPHGQGLLRIESGRNGEEVFIRVTDNGEGIPPEVLPKIFDPFFTTKPEGKGVGLGLAVTYGIIQAHQGEIEVVSEPGKGTTFTINLPLRKAPAAEPSGAVRG; this is encoded by the coding sequence ATGCGGCTCGTCACCAAACTCATGTTGGCCGTGGCGGCCGTCGTGGCCCTGATCGCCGTCATTTCCGGCTACACCATTTACCGCGCCGAAGAGCGCCACATGCTGGACGTCGTCATCGCCGGCGCCGACCAGCTCTCCGGCAGCATCACGTCCGCCACGTGGCACGCCATGCTCGCCGACCGCCGCGACGATGTCTACCAGACGATGCAGACCATCGCCGAGAAGCAGGGCATCGACCGGCTGCGGCTGTTCAACGGACAGGGCGAGATCACTTTCTCCACCAACCCGGAAGACATCAGCCGCAGGTTCGGCCTCGAGGACCCGCAATGCAGCCGGTGCCACCGGCAGGGGCTGCGCCTGGCGTCGCTTCCCCTGCACGAGCGCGTGCAGATCCACACTCCGCCCGAGGGACCGCGCCGCCTCTCCGTCATCACCCCCATCCCCAACGAGCCGCAATGCAGCAACGCCGCCTGCCACGCCCACCCGCCCCAGGTGCGCGTGCTCGGGCTGCTCGAAGTCAGCCTCAAGCTCGACACCGTGGACGAGGAGCTGGCCAACATGCAGGAGCGCATCGCCATCCGCGCCATCAGCGAAATCCTGCTGATCTGCCCCCTCATCTACTTCTTCGCCCGCCGCTTCTTCAGCCGTCCCATCCAGCGGCTGATCGCCAGCACGGAGTCCATCAGCCGCATGGAGCTCGATCATCCCGTCGAGATCCCTGAACACGCAGGCGAGATTACCGATCTGGCCCGCAGCTTCGAAGTGATGCGCGTCCGCCTGAAAGACGCCGTGGACCGCATCAACTCTTTCACCCAGGAACTCGAACAGAAGGTCGAACAGCGCACGCGCGAGCTCAGAAGCGCCCACCAGAAGCTCATGCAGAGCGACCGCCTCGCCTCGCTCGGCCAGCTCGCCGCCAGCGTCGCTCATGAAATCAACAACCCCGTCGCCGGGGTCCTCAATCTCGCCAAGCTCATGGAGCGCCTTCTCCGCGATGACGGCGTGCCTCCCGAACGGCTCGCCGATTTCCGCCGCTACCTCGGACAGATCGTCTCGGAAACCACCCGCGTCGGCCGCATCGTCGGCGATCTGCTCGCCTTCTCCCGCCGCTCGGCGCCCCACCACGCGGAAACCAACCTCAACCAGGTGATCGAATCCACCCTCTCCCTAGTCGCGCACAAGCTCAAGCTCGCCAACGTCGGCGTCGAGCTGCATCTCGATCCGCACCTTCCGCCCGTCCTCTGCGACCGCTCGCAGATGCAGCAGGTGGCGCTCAACCTCATCCTGAACGCCGCCGAGGCCATGCAGCCCCACGGCCAGGGTCTTCTCCGCATCGAATCCGGCCGCAACGGCGAGGAGGTCTTCATCCGCGTGACAGACAACGGGGAAGGAATCCCGCCCGAGGTGCTGCCCAAAATCTTCGATCCCTTCTTCACCACCAAGCCCGAGGGCAAAGGCGTCGGCCTCGGCCTCGCGGTCACGTACGGCATCATCCAGGCTCACCAGGGCGAAATCGAGGTCGTCAGCGAGCCGGGCAAAGGAACCACTTTTACCATCAACCTGCCCCTGCGCAAGGCGCCGGCGGCCGAGCCTTCCGGGGCGGTGCGGGGGTGA
- the glgC gene encoding glucose-1-phosphate adenylyltransferase, translating into MMQSLLAILLAGGAGERLYPLTRRTAKPAVPFGSYYRIIDFTLSNCVNSGLRRIFCLTQYKALELTRHIREGWDLFSGEMGEFIEVIPPMKRIHSDWYLGTADAVYQNIESIIVEKPDLVLILAADHIYKMDYMEMADWHLLHQADVTIATIQADPAEAPRFGVVDIDPQTYRIRGFEEKPQHGHPARSAFDPNMISASMGIYIFRTSVLLEALRADAADPDSEHDFGKNVLPSLIGSHRVVAYDFRDLNRKCVRYWRDVGTIDAYYDANMDLVSVTPEFNLYDTEWPIRTRMPQAPPAKFVFAQGGRRMGVATDSIVAPGVIVSGGRVHHSILSPGVRVNSYCDIEDSILLHGVNVGRYSRIRRAIIDTGVQIPEGSVIGEDPDRDRAAGYHVTPGGVTVVSPEPPNDPW; encoded by the coding sequence ATGATGCAGAGCCTGCTGGCCATCCTGCTGGCCGGTGGCGCGGGCGAACGGCTCTATCCTCTCACCCGCCGGACGGCGAAGCCCGCCGTCCCCTTCGGCAGCTATTACCGCATCATCGACTTCACTCTCTCCAACTGCGTCAACAGCGGCCTGCGCCGCATTTTCTGCCTCACCCAGTACAAGGCGCTGGAATTGACCCGTCATATCCGCGAGGGCTGGGATCTGTTTTCCGGCGAAATGGGCGAATTCATCGAAGTCATTCCGCCCATGAAGCGGATCCACTCGGACTGGTATCTCGGCACGGCCGACGCCGTCTACCAGAACATCGAAAGCATCATCGTCGAAAAGCCCGACCTCGTCCTGATTCTCGCCGCCGACCACATCTACAAGATGGACTACATGGAGATGGCCGACTGGCATCTCCTCCACCAGGCCGACGTCACCATCGCCACCATCCAGGCCGATCCGGCTGAAGCTCCGCGGTTCGGCGTCGTCGACATCGATCCCCAGACCTACCGCATCCGCGGGTTCGAGGAGAAGCCGCAGCACGGCCACCCGGCGCGCTCCGCTTTCGACCCGAACATGATCTCGGCTTCCATGGGCATCTACATCTTCCGCACCAGCGTGCTTCTGGAAGCCCTGCGCGCTGACGCCGCCGATCCGGATTCCGAGCACGATTTCGGAAAAAACGTCCTGCCGTCGCTGATCGGCTCCCACCGCGTCGTCGCCTATGATTTCCGCGACCTCAACCGGAAATGCGTCCGCTACTGGCGCGATGTCGGCACCATCGACGCCTATTACGACGCCAACATGGACCTCGTGAGCGTGACGCCCGAGTTCAACCTCTACGACACCGAGTGGCCCATCCGCACCCGCATGCCCCAGGCGCCTCCGGCCAAGTTCGTTTTCGCTCAGGGCGGACGCCGCATGGGCGTCGCCACGGATTCCATCGTCGCCCCGGGCGTCATCGTCTCCGGCGGCCGCGTCCACCACTCCATCCTCAGCCCCGGCGTGCGCGTCAACTCCTACTGCGACATTGAAGACTCCATCCTCCTGCACGGCGTCAACGTCGGCCGCTATTCCCGCATCCGCCGCGCCATCATCGACACCGGAGTCCAGATCCCCGAGGGCTCTGTCATCGGCGAAGACCCCGACCGCGACCGCGCCGCCGGATATCATGTCACCCCGGGCGGCGTCACCGTCGTCAGCCCCGAGCCGCCCAACGATCCCTGGTAA
- a CDS encoding archemetzincin, whose translation MIVLGLFELQTPHDPALPQGVIPAMAAALESCLPVRVAGLKPLQAPADAFDAKRGQWSAPALLENILASLPDGIPKALGVTGSDLFIPMLSFVYGQAQLKGRAGVVSVARLRQEYYGLPPNSALLLERARKEAVHEAGHLLGLVHCSSPGCVMRLSVQVGQIDLKGEAPCPACAARLREVTA comes from the coding sequence GTGATCGTCTTGGGCCTCTTCGAGCTGCAAACCCCGCATGATCCTGCCCTGCCCCAGGGCGTGATCCCCGCCATGGCGGCCGCTCTCGAATCCTGCCTTCCCGTGCGCGTCGCCGGGCTCAAGCCTCTCCAGGCCCCCGCAGACGCCTTCGACGCGAAACGCGGCCAGTGGAGCGCGCCCGCCCTGCTCGAAAACATCCTGGCCTCGTTGCCGGACGGCATCCCCAAGGCCCTCGGCGTCACCGGCTCGGACCTCTTCATCCCCATGCTCAGCTTCGTCTACGGCCAGGCCCAGCTGAAGGGCCGCGCCGGCGTCGTCTCCGTCGCACGCCTCAGGCAGGAATACTACGGTCTCCCCCCCAACAGCGCCCTGCTTCTGGAGCGGGCGCGCAAGGAGGCCGTGCACGAGGCCGGCCACCTGCTCGGCCTCGTGCATTGCTCTTCGCCCGGGTGCGTTATGCGCCTGTCGGTGCAGGTGGGACAGATCGATCTCAAAGGCGAGGCGCCGTGCCCGGCCTGCGCGGCCCGCCTCCGGGAGGTGACGGCATGA
- the hydG gene encoding DNA-binding response regulator, with protein MKPQWQILVVDDEEIMCESLAAWLREDGYLVDTASSGREAVELAKKTDYAIYFIDLKMPGGMDGIDTLMEIRRLHPDASIIIITAYATVDTAITAIKEGAQEYIVKPCNPEEISLLVSRIIKVKRLQRENLILRKKLQRRYQFHDIICKSPRMLEVLELAREVSSLRSTVLIRGESGTGKELVARAIHFSGSRAQKPFIAVSCAALAETLLESELFGYEKGAFTGAAERKKGKFELADGGTIFLDEIGDIGPKLQADLLRVLQERSFYRIGGTGEIQVDVRVIAATHKDLRALVEEGRFREDLFYRLNVIEIFIPPLRERREDIPLLAGHFVERISHELGKPVEDIAQDAMRLLMDHSWPGNVRELENAIERAIVSCRGRTLTAEDFSFLRNNGAAKIQIPDNLTLAEMEKLMIEATLRRTGGNVKEAAASLGIDRSTLYEKLKRYGIER; from the coding sequence ATGAAGCCCCAATGGCAGATCCTCGTCGTCGACGACGAAGAGATCATGTGCGAATCGCTCGCCGCATGGCTGCGCGAAGACGGCTATCTCGTCGATACCGCCTCCAGCGGCCGAGAGGCAGTCGAACTGGCGAAAAAAACCGACTACGCCATCTACTTCATCGATCTCAAAATGCCCGGCGGCATGGATGGCATCGACACCCTGATGGAGATCCGCCGCCTCCACCCCGACGCCTCCATCATCATCATCACCGCTTACGCCACCGTCGACACCGCCATCACCGCCATCAAGGAAGGCGCCCAGGAGTACATCGTCAAGCCCTGCAACCCCGAGGAGATCTCCCTCCTCGTCAGCCGCATCATCAAGGTCAAGCGCCTCCAGCGCGAAAACCTCATCCTCCGCAAAAAGCTCCAGCGCCGCTACCAGTTCCACGACATCATCTGCAAGAGCCCCCGCATGCTCGAGGTGCTCGAGCTCGCCCGCGAGGTCTCCAGCCTCCGCAGCACCGTCCTCATCCGCGGAGAAAGCGGCACCGGCAAGGAGCTCGTCGCCCGCGCCATCCACTTCTCCGGCAGCCGCGCCCAGAAGCCCTTCATCGCCGTCAGTTGCGCCGCGCTGGCCGAAACCCTGCTCGAGAGCGAGCTCTTCGGCTACGAAAAAGGCGCCTTCACCGGCGCCGCCGAGCGCAAGAAAGGCAAGTTCGAACTCGCCGACGGCGGCACCATCTTCCTCGACGAAATCGGCGACATCGGCCCCAAGCTCCAGGCGGATCTGCTGCGCGTCCTCCAGGAGCGCTCCTTCTACCGCATCGGCGGAACCGGGGAAATCCAGGTCGACGTCCGCGTTATCGCCGCCACCCACAAGGATCTGCGCGCCCTCGTCGAAGAAGGCCGGTTCCGCGAGGATCTCTTCTACCGCCTCAACGTCATCGAGATCTTCATCCCGCCCCTGCGCGAACGCCGCGAGGACATCCCCCTGCTGGCCGGACATTTCGTCGAACGCATCTCGCACGAACTCGGCAAGCCCGTCGAGGACATCGCCCAGGACGCCATGCGCCTCCTGATGGATCACTCCTGGCCCGGCAATGTCCGGGAACTTGAAAACGCCATCGAGCGCGCCATCGTCAGCTGCCGCGGCCGCACCCTCACCGCCGAGGACTTCTCCTTCCTCCGCAACAACGGCGCGGCGAAGATCCAGATCCCCGACAACCTCACCCTCGCCGAGATGGAGAAGCTGATGATCGAGGCGACTCTCCGCCGCACCGGCGGCAACGTCAAGGAGGCCGCCGCCTCCCTCGGCATCGACCGCTCGACGCTCTACGAAAAGCTCAAGCGCTACGGCATCGAGCGCTGA